In one window of Episyrphus balteatus chromosome 3, idEpiBalt1.1, whole genome shotgun sequence DNA:
- the LOC129917150 gene encoding BUD13 homolog: protein MSTKINQKEYLKKYLSGDKKKKKKDKKIKTKATVKIIDDDMHVNNDLQIDEELLLTGEDAPQIVGIVDTSGQPVESKWKSFNAIKKEENLDDDLWGKKAETITNLREDLSPKRQKSPKSRQLLPTRRDSDQSPPRIAPTKRIHINGNNLHSEKPSRDRDQSPPRKASFARPRRDSDQSPPRKRSPARSRRNSDQSPPRRVSKTSRKDSDQSPRRRRSPDRKRIDQSPRRRQSPSKKRRNSDQSPPRRKTAGQSSPSRFDNSSAIRIKKENSPDQSPPRRGERENPFKKSIKLENPSPDSSPRNRRRSDSPPPTHKPSSSKMTKTLDGKRAGLQDAQTLRVETEERRRNEDKMYSKMSKEVSGRDAEVQIRKSSYRRHRKYVEEDPEVQRQKAEHEEKKKVLYSRWNKGVKQIEAFQAKISDDQYESSKPLARYSNDADLDEMLKQKEREDDPMLEYIRSKKKDQQLAKNVPVMPKYKGSYPENRFGIPPGYRWDGVDRSNGYEKKWFDVQSSKQAVAEEAYKYSVEDM, encoded by the coding sequence atgtctacaaaaataaaccagaaagaatatttaaaaaagtatttatcaggtgataaaaaaaagaagaaaaaggataaaaaaataaagaccaAAGCCACGGTAAAAATTATTGACGATGATATGCATGTTAATAATGATTTGCAAATCGATGAAGAACTCTTGTTAACAGGTGAAGATGCTCCCCAAATTGTTGGTATAGTTGACACCTCGGGACAGCCTGTCGAAAGTAAATGGAAAAGTTTTAATGCCATTAAGAAAGAAGAAAATCTTGATGATGATTTGTGGGGAAAAAAAGCGGAAACTATCACTAACTTAAGAGAGGATTTATCGCCAAAAAGACAGAAGTCGCCAAAGAGCCGCCAATTACTGCCAACTCGAAGAGATTCTGATCAATCTCCTCCTAGAATTGCTCCAACAAAACGTATCCATATAAATGGTAATAATTTACATTCTGAGAAGCCTTCAAGAGATAGAGATCAATCACCACCAAGAAAAGCGTCCTTTGCTCGCCCAAGAAGAGACTCAGATCAATCGCCACCAAGGAAGCGTTCTCCAGCTCGTTCAAGGAGAAATTCAGATCAATCGCCACCAAGGCGAGTATCTAAAACTTCGAGAAAGGATTCTGATCAATCTCCTCGACGAAGACGATCTCCGGATCGCAAAAGAATTGACCAATCCCCTAGACGCAGACAATCTCCatcaaagaaaagaagaaactcTGATCAATCTCCACCTAGAAGGAAAACGGCAGGTCAATCTTCACCGAGTCGCTTTGATAATTCCTCTGCCATTCGAATCAAGAAAGAAAATTCACCAGATCAATCTCCTCCGAGACGAGGAGAAAGAGAAAATCCCTTCAAAAAGTCTATCAAATTGGAAAACCCATCTCCGGATTCTTCGCCGAGGAATCGCCGCCGATCTGATTCACCACCACCAACACATAAACCTTCTTCATCAAAAATGACCAAAACTCTTGATGGCAAGCGTGCTGGTCTGCAGGATGCTCAAACATTGAGAGTTGAAACCGAAGAACGTCGCCGAAATGAGGATAAAATGTATAGCAAAATGTCAAAGGAAGTCTCTGGACGTGATGCTGAAGTTCAGATCCGTAAGAGTTCTTATCGCCGACATCGCAAATATGTTGAAGAAGATCCAGAAGTTCAACGTCAGAAGGCCGAACATGAGGAGAAGAAAAAAGTACTATACAGTCGGTGGAATAAAGGTGTTAAGCAAATAGAAGCGTTTCAGGCAAAAATATCTGATGATCAATACGAAAGTAGTAAACCATTGGCTAGATATTCAAATGATGCAGATTTAGATGAAATGCTTAAGCAAAAAGAACGCGAAGACGATCCAATGTTGGAGTACATACGAAGTAAGAAAAAGGATCAACAGCTGGCAAAAAATGTTCCAGTTATGCCCAAGTACAAAGGATCATATCCAGAGAATAGATTTGGCATACCGCCTGGATATCGGTGGGATGGAGTGGATCGATCAAATGGTTATGAAAAGAAATGGTTTGATGTTCAGAGCTCAAAACAGGCCGTAGCCGAGGAGGCCTACAAGTACAGTGTAGAAGATATGTAA
- the LOC129913977 gene encoding peroxisomal N(1)-acetyl-spermine/spermidine oxidase has protein sequence MSNSEDENKPHAEDTESTPSAGSGASPSNKVKVLIIGAGMAGLSAANHLLQNGIDSFKILEARGRIGGRIVSIPLAQQNVELGANWIHGVLGNPIFELAVQQGLVNIVNIPKPHKVVATTEDGAQVPFGILQEIYEAYVCFLRRCDEYFLCQFSPPPDINSVGEHINYEIEIYLSSVEDPKEKRLKKLIFNCLLKRETCITGCHSMDEVDLLELGSYTELQGGNIVPPSGYSSILKPLIQSLPTDSIVTRCPVKKIFWKRKKTSSGLETVDEENDDTDDSDKTVTDFPPPGTSSSREGSFDADPVETPVRVICDDGRVFFADHVICTVPLGVLKETMKTLFDPELPHYKQEAIENLMYGTVDKIFLEYERPFLSPQISEVMLLWDDDKYESDLTVEDRSSDDYLSKHWYKKIYSFAKVTDTLLLGWLSGKEAEYMETLSQEAVAEKCTEILKIFLKDPLVPKPKKCICTSWKSQQYTRGSYTSIPLGASQEDIENLAQPLYANPHQMKPAVLFAGEHTHSNFYSTVHGAYLSGRTAAQYILLNDEPEEIIMESDTSDLSSWIRGISLD, from the exons ATGAGTAATTCCGAGGATGAAAATAAACCCCATGCTGAGGACACGGAGTCTACGCCCTCAGCTGGAAGTGGTGCTTCGCCAAGCAATAAAGTTAAAGTACTCATAATTGGTGCTGGCATGGCTGGATTATCCGCAGCAAACCATCTCCTCCAAAATGGCATCGATAGCTTTAAAATATTGGAAGCTCGCGGTCGAATTGGTGGACGAATTGTCTCAATTCCTCTGGCGCAACAAAAT gttgAACTTGGAGCAAACTGGATTCACGGTGTCCTTGGCAATCCCATATTTGAGTTGGCTGTACAACAAGGTCTTGTAAATATTGTTAACATACCTAAACCGCATAAAGTAGTGGCTACCACTGAAGATGGTGCTCAAGTTCCTTTTGGTATTCTTCAAGAAATCTATGAAGCCTATGTATGTTTTCTTCGTCGCTGCGATGAATACTTCCTATGCCAGTTTAGCCCACCGCCCGACATCAATAGTGTCGGTGAGCATATCAACTATGAAATAGAAATCTATCTAAGTTCTGTTGAAGATCCCAAAGAAAAACGACtgaaaaagttgatttttaattgtttattgaAACGTGAAACCTGCATTACCGGCTGTCATAGTATGGATGAAGTCGACCTTTTAGAATTAGGTAGTTATACAGAATTGCAAGGTGGCAATATAGTGCCGCCTTCTGGCTACAGTTCAATACTAAAGCCGCTGATACAATCGCTTCCAACCGACTCAATTGTGACGCGGTGTCCAGTAAAGAAAATCTTTTGGAAAAGGAAGAAAACCAGCAGTGGCTTAGAGACAGTAGATGAAGAAAACGACGATACTGATGACTCTGATAAAACTGTAACGGATTTTCCTCCTCCCGGAACTAGCTCGAGCCGGGAAGGCTCCTTTGATGCCGATCCTGTTGAAACACCCGTTCGAGTTATTTGTGACGACGGAAGGGTATTTTTTGCCGATCATGTGATATGTACAGTCCCATTGGGCGTTCTcaaagaaacaatgaaaacattATTCGATCCTGAATTGCCGCACTATAAGCAGGAAGCTATTGAAAACCTTATGTATGGTACGGTAGACAAAATATTCTTGGAGTATGAAAGACCATTTTTAAGCCCTCAAATTAGTGAAGTTATGCTCTTGTGGGACGATGATAAGTACGAAAGTGATTTAACTGTAGAAGATCGATCCTCTGACGATTATTTGAGTAAACATTGgtataagaaaatatattcatttgCCAAGGTTACCGACACACTTCTGCTAGGGTGGTTGTCTGGTAAAGAAGCTGAATATATGGAGACCTTGTCGCAAGAAGCAGTTGCAGAAAAATGCactgaaattcttaaaatatttctGAAGGATCCTCTCGTTCCAAAGCCAAAGAAATGTATATG CACAAGCTGGAAATCTCAACAGTACACTCGAGGATCATATACATCAATACCTCTAGGAGCATCTCAAGAGGATATTGAAAATCTCGCACAACCTCTTTACGCAAATCCCCATCAAATGAAA CCTGCAGTGCTGTTTGCTGGTGAACACAcacattcaaatttttattcaaccGTACATGGTGCCTATTTAAGTGGAAGAACTGCCGCACAATACATCCTCCTTAATGATGAACCCGAAGAAATTATTATGGAGTCCGATACAAGTGACCTAAGTTCATGGATTCGAGGAATATCATTGGACTAA
- the LOC129915604 gene encoding protein TAPT1 homolog, producing the protein MSRIKDDHTNFSSTPTSKKLRFRPEINLQNRIDEIFDDVSERRKLKTTPPSDENVDEVQNKYKGTPSFIDFVKVEMTRGYILEHDEERYSARRQKIYSFMKIPREVEKFMGYGVIQCADSFLYIHTFLPIRFFLAVWAVISRPIANCLGLRRRTQKLLTPAEICDLLKGVIWIACTFLMLSVDTNRIYHIIKSQSIIKLYIFYNMLEVGDRLLSAFGQDTIDALFWTATEPKNKKREHFGLIPHIIFALIYVVLHSFLIMFQATTLNVAVNSNNKGLLTIMISNNFVELKGSVFKKFDKNNLFQLTCSDVRERFHLSVLLFIVVIQTMKEFNWSATQFYVMLPDCIYVLVTEILIDWVKHAFITRFNELPVDVYREYTISLAYDMTQTRQKHAFSDHSDLVARRMGFIPFPLGVVLIKAIHSAVSFDNCAAIVLFFIAYLTLMGCRILNTICALGKACELMKQHQEEKNNSTPGSSVTNVCPVPTVQSPTRPKAAPIPVPETTSSSTVLSSGLSRSQSHINDGHSMGATSTPNKSVNVEELDSLLDAKNSLELGATALFSNSDVDLDDVCLNEKVLESSTAAGSDEVFEEGKELTRSVPDLQQESSGVGSNVSSERPIKKKIVRKHKRSESEPSMQSIMGEKEAPA; encoded by the exons atgtcacgAATCAAAGACGACCACACAAATTTCTCATCCACTCCAACATCCAAAAAGCTAAGATTTCGACCAgaaattaatttacaaaatcGCATCGATGAAATATTCGACGACGTTAGCGAGCGAAGAAAACTAAAGACTACTCCTCCTTCTGACGAAAATGTCGATGAAGTGCAAAACAAATACAAAG GAACACCATCGTTCATAGATTTCGTTAAAGTAGAAATGACACGAGGTTACATATTAGAGCACGACGAGGAGCGCTATTCTGCGCGACGCCAGAAAATATACTCATTCATGAAGATACCCCGTGAAGTGGAAAAGTTCATGGGCTATGGAGTGATTCAGTGTGCCGATTCCTTCCTCTATATTCACACATTTCTCCCGATACGTTTCTTCCTGGCTGTTTGGGCTGTCATAAGTCGACCAATAGCCAATTGCCTCGGACTGCGAAGAAGAACCCAAAAACTACTAACGCCAGCTGAGATTTGTGACTTGTTGAAAGGTGTCATCTGGATTGCGTGTACATTTCTCATGCTCTCTGTAGACACAAATCGCATCTATCATATTATTAAATCACAGAGTATCATTAAACTGTACATTTTTTACAATATGCTAGAAGTAGGTGATCGATTGCTTTCGGCATTTGGGCAGGACACTATAGATGCCCTCTTTTGGACAGCAACTGAGCCGAAAAACAAGAAACGCGAGCACTTTGGTTTGATTCCACACATTATTTTCGCATTGATCTATGTTGTGCTGCATAGCTTCTTGATCATGTTCCAAGCAACCACACTCAATGTGGCTGTGAACTCCAATAACAAAGGACTTCTTACAATTATGATTTCCAACAATTTTGTAGAATTGAAAGGGAGTGTATTTAAGAAGTTCGATAAGAACAATCTCTTCCAGCTTACTTGCAGCGATGTACGTGAACGGTTTCATCTTTCTGTTCTCCTGTTTATCGTGGTCATTCAGACCATGAAGGAGTTCAATTGGAGTGCCACGCAATTCTATGTCATGCTACCCGATTGCATCTATGTTCTGGTCACTGAGATTCTAATAGATTGGGTGAAGCATGCATTTATCACTAGATTTAATGAACTGCCAGTGGATGTATATCGAGAGTATACAATTAGTTTGGCCTACGACATGACCCAGACGCGTCAAAAACACGCATTCTCCGATCACTCTGATTTAGTGGCTAGAAGAATGGGATTCATTCCCTTTCCTCTGGGAGTTGTTTTAATTAAAGCTATTCACAGTGCCGTCTCATTTGATAACTGTGCGgcgattgttttgtttttcatagcTTATTTGACATTGATGGGTTGTAGAATACTGAATACAATATGCGCACTGGGAAAAGCTTGTGAGCTGATGAAGCAGCATCAAGAGGAGAAAAACAATTCAACGCCTGGTTCATCGGTAACTAATGTATGCCCAGTGCCAACAGTTCAGAGTCCGACGCGGCCAAAAGCAGCGCCGATTCCAGTACCAGAGACGACATCATCATCAACAGTTTTATCTTCAGGATTAAGTCGTTCACAATCGCATATCAATGATGGTCATTCTATGGGAGCTACATCTACTCCCAACAAATCGGTTAATGTTGAAGAATTGGATTCGCTTTTGGATGCGAAAAACTCTCTTGAACTTGGAGCAACTGCGTTGTTTTCAAATAGTGACGTTGACTTGGATGATGTTTGTTTAAATGAGAAAGTCCTCGAATCATCGACTGCGGCTGGCAGCGATGAAGTGTTTGAAGAGGGAAAGGAACTGACTCGTAGTGTTCCAGACTTGCAACAGGAGTCGAGTGGTGTGGGGAGTAATGTGTCTTCGGAGAGaccaattaaaaagaaaatcgtGCGAAAGCATAAGCGTTCCGAATCAGAGCCATCAATGCAGAGCATTATGGGAGAGAAGGAAGCGCCAGCGTAA